In one Terriglobia bacterium genomic region, the following are encoded:
- a CDS encoding DinB family protein: protein MNNDSLLLQLLDEAYEKRAWHGPNLKQSLRGVTVQQAAWRPAPARHNIWEEALHAAYWKYALRRRIEGGQRGSFALAGSNFFPRPERGRCTEAAWRADRELLEKEHRALRAVVVRALRTARASRFTRQILGIAFHDIYHAGQIRLLRRLQQRRKRAA, encoded by the coding sequence ATGAACAACGATTCGCTTCTGCTCCAGCTCCTCGACGAAGCCTATGAAAAGCGCGCCTGGCATGGCCCCAACCTCAAGCAGTCTCTGCGCGGCGTCACCGTGCAGCAGGCCGCCTGGCGTCCCGCTCCCGCTCGCCACAACATCTGGGAAGAGGCCCTGCACGCCGCCTACTGGAAATACGCCCTGCGCCGCAGGATCGAGGGCGGCCAGCGCGGCTCGTTCGCGCTGGCAGGCAGCAACTTTTTCCCCCGCCCGGAGCGGGGCCGCTGCACCGAAGCCGCCTGGCGGGCCGATCGGGAATTGCTGGAAAAAGAACACCGCGCCCTGCGTGCCGTGGTGGTCCGCGCGCTGCGCACCGCCCGCGCCTCCCGCTTCACCCGCCAGATCCTCGGCATCGCCTTCCACGACATCTACCATGCCGGACAGATTCGTCTCCTGCGCCGCCTGCAACAGCGCCGGAAAAGGGCCGCCTGA